In one window of Erythrolamprus reginae isolate rEryReg1 chromosome 1, rEryReg1.hap1, whole genome shotgun sequence DNA:
- the LIG4 gene encoding DNA ligase 4 isoform X1 yields MSPIFPTAIRQMALKIGQGEKKTSKMASVPTSHSSSKLTVASQVPFADLCSTLERIQKCKSRSDKTRYFKNFLDSWRKFHDSLHKNEKDVIDSFYPAMRLILPQLERERMAYGIKETVLAKLYIELLNLPKNGKDALKLLNFRTPTGSQGNVGDFAMIAYFVLKSRCINKGQLTIQQVNDHLDSISNNNAAKRKDLIKKSLLQLITQSSALEQKWLIRMIIKDLKLGVSQQTLFSIFHPDAAELHSVTTDLEKVCRQLHNPSVSLSDASITLFSAFKPMLASIASVRQIEKQMNNQTFYIETKLDGERMQMHKDGDVYKYFSRNGYDYTQQFGASPLEGSLTPFIHQAFKNIQNCILDGEMMAYNPTTQTFMQKGSKFDIKRMVDDSELQTCFCVFDVLMVNDQKLSHEMLSKRYNILNTIFTPIPGRVHVVSRIQANTQKEVVDALNEAIDNREEGIVIKDPISIYRPDKRGEGWLKIKPEYVSGLMDELDLLIIGGYWGKGLRGGMISHFLCAVAETPLPGEKPSKFHSICRVGSGCTMKELYDLGLKLAKYWKKYDRKVPPCNILCGVEKPQVYIDPCNSVIVQIKAAEIVSSDMYKTECTLRFPRIEKIREDKEWYECMTLDLLEQLRSKAAGKLATKHLDVVEDEPQEKKRKTLPKIKKAIGLMDRFKAPDLSKINKVSNIFEDVEFCIMTGTQNYSKYALESKIAEYGGSIVQNPGPDTYCVVAGTENVRVKNIISSKKYDVVRAEWLLQCFQAGKFVPWQPAFIIHMSPETKQHFACEYDTYGDSFTTDTDPLELKAVFSRINTSEEISQDVIADIEARYSWESSLNMFRQQTVYLSLFDEMNNSSDRINQTRCLTVELILRFHGAKVVSQLEEGVSLVISGDHSDLKKIKAIRRSFKKKFRIVSEQWIKDSVKAGELQNENLYMV; encoded by the coding sequence agaaaaaaacatctaaaatggCTTCAGTCCCCACTTCACATTCATCTTCCAAGCTAACTGTAGCATCACAAGTCCCATTTGCAGATCTCTGTTCAACATTAGAACGAATACAGAAGTGCAAATCTCGATCAGACAAAACAAGATACTTCAAGAATTTTCTAGATTCCTGGAGGAAATTTCATGATTCTCTTCATAAAAATGAGAAAGATGTGATAGATTCTTTTTACCCTGCAATGAGGCTTATTCTTCCACAGTTGGAAAGAGAGAGGATGGCTTATGGAATTAAAGAAACAGTACTTGCTAAGCTCTATATTGAATTGCTAAATTTACCCAAAAATGGAAAAGATgctttaaaacttttaaattttCGAACACCCACTGGCTCACAAGGAAATGTTGGAGACTTTGCTATGATTGCCTACTTTGTTTTAAAATCAAGATGCATCAACAAAGGTCAATTGACTATACAACAAGTAAATGATCATCTAGATTCTATTTCTAATAATAATGCTGCCAAAAGGAAGGATCTAATTAAGAAGAGCCTCCTTCAGTTAATAACTCAGAGCTCAGCATTAGAACAGAAATGGTTGATTAGGATGATCATAAAGGATTTGAAACTTGGTGTCAGCCAGCAAaccttattttctattttccatcCTGATGCTGCAGAATTGCATAGTGTCACAACAGATTTGGAAAAGGTTTGTAGGCAGCTGCATAATCCTTCAGTATCACTTAGCGATGCTTCTATTACACTATTTTCTGCCTTTAAACCAATGCTTGCTTCTATTGCCAGTGTGCGTCAAATTGAGAAACAAATGAATAATCAAACATTTTACATAGAGACCAAATTAGATGGTGAACGAATGCAGATGCACAAAGATGGAGATGTTTACAAATACTTTTCCAGAAATGGATATGATTATACTCAGCAGTTTGGTGCTTCTCCCCTCGAAGGTTCATTGACTCCTTTCATTCATCAGGcctttaaaaatattcaaaactgCATTCTGGATGGTGAAATGATGGCCTATAATCCTACTACCCAGACTTTTATGCAGAAAGGAAGCAAGTTTGACATCAAAAGGATGGTGGATGATTCTGAATTACAAACATGCTTCTGTGTATTTGATGTTCTTATGGTCAATGACCAAAAGTTGAGTCATGAGATGCTGAGCAAAAGATACAATATATTAAATACAATTTTTACACCAATACCTGGTCGAGTACATGTTGTTTCTAGAATTCAAGCAAACACACAGAAAGAAGTAGTAGATGCCCTAAATGAAGCCATTGacaacagagaagaaggaattgTAATAAAAGACCCCATATCAATTTACAGGCCAGATAAACGTGGAGAAGGGTGGCTGAAGATCAAGCCAGAATATGTCAGTGGGTTGATGGATGAACTGGATCTTTTAATTATTGGGGGCTACTGGGGTAAAGGTCTTCGTGGTGGCATGATATCTCATTTTTTATGTGCGGTTGCTGAGACTCCTCTGCCTGGTGAAAAACCAtctaaattccattccatttgccGTGTTGGTTCCGGTTGCACTATGAAAGAACTGTATGATCTTGGTTTGAAATTAGccaaatattggaaaaaatatgaTAGGAAAGTTCCACCTTGTAATATCTTATGTGGTGTTGAGAAGCCTCAAGTCTATATTGATCCTTGTAATTCAGTGATTGTTCAGATTAAAGCTGCTGAGATTGTGAGTAGTGATATGTATAAAACAGAATGCACATTACGTTTTCCACGCATTGAAAAAATAAGGGAAGATAAAGAATGGTACGAATGTATGACTCTTGACCTTCTAGAACAACTCAGAAGTAAAGCTGCCGGGAAGCTTGCAACAAAACATCTTGATGTAGTTGAGGATGAACCACAAGAAAAGAAGCGTAAAACTCtgccaaaaattaaaaaagcaattGGTTTAATGGATCGTTTTAAAGCACCTGATCTTTCTAAAATAAACAAAGTTTCTAATATTTTTGAAGATGTTGAATTTTGTATTATGACTGGGACACAAAATTATTCTAAGTATGCCCTGGAAAGCAAAATAGCAGAATATGGTGGCAGCATAGTTCAAAATCCTGGGCCGGACACTTACTGTGTTGTGGCAGGAACTGAGAATGTTAGagtgaaaaatattatttcttccAAAAAGTATGACGTCGTGAGAGCAGAATGGCTTTTACAGTGTTTCCAAGCTGGAAAGTTTGTGCCCTGGCAGCCTGCTTTTATTATTCATATGTCTCCTGAAACAAAGCAACATTTTGCTTGTGAATATGATACTTATGGTGATAGTTTCACAACTGATACTGATCCACTAGAGTTGAAGGCAGTGTTCTCAAGAATTAATACCTCTGAAGAGATTTCTCAGGATGTGATTGCTGACATAGAAGCCCGCTATTCTTGGGAGAGTTCCCTAAATATGTTCAGGCAACAAACTGTTTACCTGAGTCTTTTTGATGAAATGAACAATTCAAGTGACAGAATAAATCAAACCAGATGTTTAACCGTAGAGTTGATACTTCGCTTTCATGGAGCAAAAGTAGTGTCACAGCTTGAAGAAGGTGTATCCCTTGTAATCAGTGGAGATCATTCtgatttaaagaaaataaaagccaTCAGAAGGTCATTTAAGAAAAAATTTAGAATTGTATCTGAGCAATGGATAAAGGATTCGGTAAAAGCTGGAGAATTACAAAATGAAAACTTGTACATGGTATAA
- the LIG4 gene encoding DNA ligase 4 isoform X2, producing MASVPTSHSSSKLTVASQVPFADLCSTLERIQKCKSRSDKTRYFKNFLDSWRKFHDSLHKNEKDVIDSFYPAMRLILPQLERERMAYGIKETVLAKLYIELLNLPKNGKDALKLLNFRTPTGSQGNVGDFAMIAYFVLKSRCINKGQLTIQQVNDHLDSISNNNAAKRKDLIKKSLLQLITQSSALEQKWLIRMIIKDLKLGVSQQTLFSIFHPDAAELHSVTTDLEKVCRQLHNPSVSLSDASITLFSAFKPMLASIASVRQIEKQMNNQTFYIETKLDGERMQMHKDGDVYKYFSRNGYDYTQQFGASPLEGSLTPFIHQAFKNIQNCILDGEMMAYNPTTQTFMQKGSKFDIKRMVDDSELQTCFCVFDVLMVNDQKLSHEMLSKRYNILNTIFTPIPGRVHVVSRIQANTQKEVVDALNEAIDNREEGIVIKDPISIYRPDKRGEGWLKIKPEYVSGLMDELDLLIIGGYWGKGLRGGMISHFLCAVAETPLPGEKPSKFHSICRVGSGCTMKELYDLGLKLAKYWKKYDRKVPPCNILCGVEKPQVYIDPCNSVIVQIKAAEIVSSDMYKTECTLRFPRIEKIREDKEWYECMTLDLLEQLRSKAAGKLATKHLDVVEDEPQEKKRKTLPKIKKAIGLMDRFKAPDLSKINKVSNIFEDVEFCIMTGTQNYSKYALESKIAEYGGSIVQNPGPDTYCVVAGTENVRVKNIISSKKYDVVRAEWLLQCFQAGKFVPWQPAFIIHMSPETKQHFACEYDTYGDSFTTDTDPLELKAVFSRINTSEEISQDVIADIEARYSWESSLNMFRQQTVYLSLFDEMNNSSDRINQTRCLTVELILRFHGAKVVSQLEEGVSLVISGDHSDLKKIKAIRRSFKKKFRIVSEQWIKDSVKAGELQNENLYMV from the coding sequence atggCTTCAGTCCCCACTTCACATTCATCTTCCAAGCTAACTGTAGCATCACAAGTCCCATTTGCAGATCTCTGTTCAACATTAGAACGAATACAGAAGTGCAAATCTCGATCAGACAAAACAAGATACTTCAAGAATTTTCTAGATTCCTGGAGGAAATTTCATGATTCTCTTCATAAAAATGAGAAAGATGTGATAGATTCTTTTTACCCTGCAATGAGGCTTATTCTTCCACAGTTGGAAAGAGAGAGGATGGCTTATGGAATTAAAGAAACAGTACTTGCTAAGCTCTATATTGAATTGCTAAATTTACCCAAAAATGGAAAAGATgctttaaaacttttaaattttCGAACACCCACTGGCTCACAAGGAAATGTTGGAGACTTTGCTATGATTGCCTACTTTGTTTTAAAATCAAGATGCATCAACAAAGGTCAATTGACTATACAACAAGTAAATGATCATCTAGATTCTATTTCTAATAATAATGCTGCCAAAAGGAAGGATCTAATTAAGAAGAGCCTCCTTCAGTTAATAACTCAGAGCTCAGCATTAGAACAGAAATGGTTGATTAGGATGATCATAAAGGATTTGAAACTTGGTGTCAGCCAGCAAaccttattttctattttccatcCTGATGCTGCAGAATTGCATAGTGTCACAACAGATTTGGAAAAGGTTTGTAGGCAGCTGCATAATCCTTCAGTATCACTTAGCGATGCTTCTATTACACTATTTTCTGCCTTTAAACCAATGCTTGCTTCTATTGCCAGTGTGCGTCAAATTGAGAAACAAATGAATAATCAAACATTTTACATAGAGACCAAATTAGATGGTGAACGAATGCAGATGCACAAAGATGGAGATGTTTACAAATACTTTTCCAGAAATGGATATGATTATACTCAGCAGTTTGGTGCTTCTCCCCTCGAAGGTTCATTGACTCCTTTCATTCATCAGGcctttaaaaatattcaaaactgCATTCTGGATGGTGAAATGATGGCCTATAATCCTACTACCCAGACTTTTATGCAGAAAGGAAGCAAGTTTGACATCAAAAGGATGGTGGATGATTCTGAATTACAAACATGCTTCTGTGTATTTGATGTTCTTATGGTCAATGACCAAAAGTTGAGTCATGAGATGCTGAGCAAAAGATACAATATATTAAATACAATTTTTACACCAATACCTGGTCGAGTACATGTTGTTTCTAGAATTCAAGCAAACACACAGAAAGAAGTAGTAGATGCCCTAAATGAAGCCATTGacaacagagaagaaggaattgTAATAAAAGACCCCATATCAATTTACAGGCCAGATAAACGTGGAGAAGGGTGGCTGAAGATCAAGCCAGAATATGTCAGTGGGTTGATGGATGAACTGGATCTTTTAATTATTGGGGGCTACTGGGGTAAAGGTCTTCGTGGTGGCATGATATCTCATTTTTTATGTGCGGTTGCTGAGACTCCTCTGCCTGGTGAAAAACCAtctaaattccattccatttgccGTGTTGGTTCCGGTTGCACTATGAAAGAACTGTATGATCTTGGTTTGAAATTAGccaaatattggaaaaaatatgaTAGGAAAGTTCCACCTTGTAATATCTTATGTGGTGTTGAGAAGCCTCAAGTCTATATTGATCCTTGTAATTCAGTGATTGTTCAGATTAAAGCTGCTGAGATTGTGAGTAGTGATATGTATAAAACAGAATGCACATTACGTTTTCCACGCATTGAAAAAATAAGGGAAGATAAAGAATGGTACGAATGTATGACTCTTGACCTTCTAGAACAACTCAGAAGTAAAGCTGCCGGGAAGCTTGCAACAAAACATCTTGATGTAGTTGAGGATGAACCACAAGAAAAGAAGCGTAAAACTCtgccaaaaattaaaaaagcaattGGTTTAATGGATCGTTTTAAAGCACCTGATCTTTCTAAAATAAACAAAGTTTCTAATATTTTTGAAGATGTTGAATTTTGTATTATGACTGGGACACAAAATTATTCTAAGTATGCCCTGGAAAGCAAAATAGCAGAATATGGTGGCAGCATAGTTCAAAATCCTGGGCCGGACACTTACTGTGTTGTGGCAGGAACTGAGAATGTTAGagtgaaaaatattatttcttccAAAAAGTATGACGTCGTGAGAGCAGAATGGCTTTTACAGTGTTTCCAAGCTGGAAAGTTTGTGCCCTGGCAGCCTGCTTTTATTATTCATATGTCTCCTGAAACAAAGCAACATTTTGCTTGTGAATATGATACTTATGGTGATAGTTTCACAACTGATACTGATCCACTAGAGTTGAAGGCAGTGTTCTCAAGAATTAATACCTCTGAAGAGATTTCTCAGGATGTGATTGCTGACATAGAAGCCCGCTATTCTTGGGAGAGTTCCCTAAATATGTTCAGGCAACAAACTGTTTACCTGAGTCTTTTTGATGAAATGAACAATTCAAGTGACAGAATAAATCAAACCAGATGTTTAACCGTAGAGTTGATACTTCGCTTTCATGGAGCAAAAGTAGTGTCACAGCTTGAAGAAGGTGTATCCCTTGTAATCAGTGGAGATCATTCtgatttaaagaaaataaaagccaTCAGAAGGTCATTTAAGAAAAAATTTAGAATTGTATCTGAGCAATGGATAAAGGATTCGGTAAAAGCTGGAGAATTACAAAATGAAAACTTGTACATGGTATAA